In the Nitratiruptor sp. YY09-18 genome, CTTTTTCTTATTATGGCAAGTCTTGGCATGGCAAACGGTGCCGTTTTTCAGCTTGTGCCACAAAGATTTGGCAAAGATATGGGTATAATGACCGGAATTGTTGGGTGTGCCGGAGGACTTGGCGGAACGGCGCTTGTGAAGACGCTTGGATGGAGTAAAGCGGCTTTTAACAATTACAGCACAGGCTTTTTTATCTTTGCTGTAATCGCCGCTATGGCTATAATTGGGCTTAGTATGGTAAAAACGAGATGGAGAACGACCTGGGGAGTCCATGCAGGAGGAAGAATATAGATGAGTTATAGACTCAGCGCCTTTGGTCTTGCCAAAGGCAAAGAGCTTCAAAGCGATGATGCTTACGGCGTAAAAAGATGTGATGATATTGTCATAGGGGTGCTTTGCGATGGAGTGGGTAGCGCCCTTGGAGGCAGAGATGCCGCACAAAGAGTAGTAAACTACATGCTCAACAATTTCAAACAGCGACCAAGAAGCTGGAGCATTGAAAAATCGCTGGAGATTTTTATCAAAAATATCAATGCTATCTTATACCAAGAGTCTTTGGCCCAATTTGAGCGTTCAGAGCTTTTAACCACGCTTAGTATTGTCATTATTCAGGGCAATCGTCTCTATGGAGCCAATGTAGGAGACAGCCCTATTTTTTTGCTTCGAGATGGCATGTTGCAAAAACTCTCTTTTGATCACGTTGAAGAGAACTCCCATATTCTTTTGCAGGCTCTTGGAATGGAAAAAGAGGTAGAACCATACTTTTTTGAAAATTTTATTCATCCAAAAGATAGGATATTGCTTTGCAGTGATGGAGTTACGGCAGTTTTAGATGAAAATGAATTGCAAACAAGAAGTAGATTTGATGCTGCGTCTATTATTATTAAGTATGCTAGCAAAAAGGTAGACGATAATCTCCCCGATGATACAAGTGTAGTTGTCATTGAGATCAATGAGCTGGATAAAAAAAGCACTCTAAAGCAATTGAATCTCCCTATTCCAAAAAGCCTTCAAAAAGATAAAATCATTGATGGATATAGACTTATCAAACCTTTGAATGAGAGAACTTGGCTTGTTGAAAACAAAGGCAAAAAATATGTTATGAAATTTGCTGCAGCAACTGATAATCAAGAACAGCTCGATCTATTCATACAAGAAGCATGGAATGCCACGAGACTCAATGCCGGTTTTTTCCCAAAGGCCGTTATTCCAAAAAAAAGAAGCTATCGATACTATATCATGGAATATATAGAGGGTGAGACACTGACCAAACGGATCAAAAAACGCCCTTTACATGTAGATGAAGCGATCGATCTTGGCAAATTTTTGCTCAAAAGCACCCAGTATCTTCTCAAATACAACCTCGTTCATGGAGATATCAAACCTGAAAATATCATCATTAAGCAAAGAAAAGAAAAAGCGACCTTCAAACTGGTCGATTTTGGCTCAATTGTTGAGATCTTTTCCATAGCCAATCGCGCCGGTACTCCAAGCTTTTTGGCTCCCGAACGTTTCAGGGGTGAGGCGATCAGTGAATCGAGTGAAATTTTCGCAATAGGAGTAACGCTCTATCTGTCTCTAACTAAGCACTATCCATACGGTGAGATAGAGCCATTTCAAAAACCAACTTTTAAAAAACCAAAACCAGTAACCCATTTTAATAAAAAAGTACCTCTTTGGTTAGAGTCAGTTATTATGCGAGCGATTGAACGGGATAAAAAGAGACGCTATAAACACTACAGCGAAATGATGTATGAGCTTGAAAATCCCAAAAAAGTCAAACCCTATTTTGATCCATCTGCATCACTTATAGAGAGAGAACCAGTAAAAGTTTACAAAGCTGCATTCATTATCTCTTTTTTCATCAACTGCATTCTCCTCTTTTTATTGCTCAAATAATATACAACTTTTTTGAATATTTTTCCATAAAATAGCTTAAAGCAATTGAAGGAGCACAGATGAGTGCAGTTGAGAGCTTTATCAACTATAAAGCCACTACCGGTATGCAGTGTGGGAGCTACTCCATCGATCTGCCGCCACTCAAAGAGAATGAGCAGTATCGCTTCCATTTTGATGCAACCAAATGTATCGGATGCCACTGCTGTGAAGTGGCGTGCAATGAACAAAACAACAATCCAGCCGAAGTTAAATGGAGAAGAGTCGGAGAGGTTGAGGGAGGAGAATTTCCAAATGTATTGCAGATGTTTTTATCGATGAGCTGCAACCACTGCATCGATCCGGCATGTCTCAAAGGCTGTCCTACAAACAGTTATATAAAAATAGACAACGGTATCGTTATACACGATGATGAAGCCTGCATCGGATGCCAATACTGCACCTGGAACTGTCCCTATGATGTCCCCGTTTTTGATACGAAGCGCCATATCGTCACAAAGTGCCATATGTGCTATGAGCGTATTGAAGTCAACCAGACACCGTCTTGCGTGCAAGCCTGCCCTGAAGGAGCCATCGAGATAGAGGTTGTCAATATCGATGAATGGTTAGACGGAAAAATCGATCAAGAAGCAAATGCACCGGGGCTTATTGATGCAAGAGTAACCGGATCTACCACAAGATTTACTCTTCCTGAAAATTTGCCTGAAAAGCTTGAGCCTATGGACAAAGATCTCATCAAACCAGCCAACAAAGAGTGGCCGCTTGTCTTTATGACGGTCTTTACCCAAATCAGTCTCATTGGATTTGGAGCCATTTTTTTAGGTGATCTTGGAAGTAAATTCACCGCTTTACCAAGCCCAAGTTTTACAATGGCTTTTGTTGTTTTTATGCTTAGTGCCATAGGTCTGCCTCTATCGGCTCTGCATCTTGGGCGCCCTTTCAAGGCATTAAGTGCAATGAAAAATATCAAAACCTCATGGCTTAGCAAAGAAGCCGCAGCCCTTGGCGTTTTTGCAGAAGGTATTGGTATTGTTGCGCTGCTTTATTACTTTCATATCGATGGATTTTTTCGCCTTTTTCTTGAAGCACTCATCCTTGGTATAGGAATCTATGGGATATATGCCCAATCGATGATCTATAGGATTCCGGCCAAACCAACCTGGAATACTGTTTTGACAACCTATACCTTTTTTACAACAGGCTACATTGCAACAACTCTTTTAGCTCTTATGGCAATTATTCAAGGATGGAGTGAAGTAGCCAATATTTTGCTTGTCTTTACAATTTTGCTTGGAGCCATGCACCTATATCTCTTCTTGGAATCACAAAAATTGTATGAAAAAAACAACTACCAGATCCAAAAAGCAAAAAAGCTTCTACAAAGCAGTTTTGCAAATCTGTACAGATTTAGAAAAGCCTCTTTGCCAATAGCAGCGCTTCTTTTGCCGCTTCTATCCATAATTGCACTCAATGCAGGTTCAATCGGTTTTGCCTTTTTGTTTGTGTTATCGGCAGTTCTTTTGGGATTTGCAAGCGAAATAGTGGGGAGACTCCTTTTTTATACAACGGCCATCAAAACAGGCATGCCGGGCAACTTTTTTGCTGGTGCTCAGAGACCATAAGGAGAGGAAATGATACAAAAAATAAAAGACTTTTTAGGATTTGATGTAAAACAAGCTGAAAATACAATGGTAGATGATCGGGTTTTTGGTAAGGTGCCAAAAGCGAAAAAGCCTGATTTTTGGGTGAGATCGACCTGCGGATATTGTGGGGTTGGATGCGGACTTTATATTGGTGTGAAAGATAAAAAAGCCGTCTTTACCAAAGGAAATCCTATGCACCCAGTCAATATCGGCACTCTTTGTCCAAAGGGGATGAGTGAGCATCAGATGCTCTATGCACAAAATAGAGTTTTATATCCAAAAATCAAAAAAGGTGGACGCCTCGAAAATGTTGGCTGGAATGAAGCTTTCAGTGAAGCAGCAAAGCGTATCAAAACAATACAGTCAACCTATGGTAAAAACAGTTTTGCAGTCATTTCAACCGGACAGCTTTTAACTGAAGAGTTTTACGCTCTTGGCAAGTTTGTGCAACTTGGACTTGATACTAGAAATTACGATGGGAACACGACACTTTGCATGGCAAGTGCGGTAAGCGGATACAAGCAAAGCTTTAGAAGCGATGGGCCGGTTGCAAGTTACGCAGATATTGCAAAAGCAGAAGTTGTCTTTGTCGTTGGAGCAAATTTGGCGGACAATCACCCAATTATCGTCCATCATTTGATGAAAAACAGAAACAATAAAACAGTTGTGGTCATTGATCCAAGACGCAGCAAAACAAGCCAGCTTGCTGATATTTATCTGCCAATCAAACCAAGAACAGATCTGGCACTTTTTAATGGCTTAGCCTACATCATATGGGAGCAGGGATGGTTTGATGAGAAGTTTATCACATCAAGAACTAATGGCTGGAGAGAATTTGTCAAACATATCCAATCATACAAGCCGGCTGAAGTTGCTCACCTTACAGGTATTGATACAAAGACGCTGTATCGATTGGCACAGCTTTTTGCAAACAATAAAAGCCTTATTTGCTGGACGATGGGTATCAACCAATCAGCACAAGGCACCGATACAGTCAGTGCGATCAATAATTTAGCTCTTATGACAGGCAATATCGGCAAAGAGGGAACGGGAGCTTTTAGCATAACCGGTCAGTGCAACGCCATGGGAACAAGAGAGTTTGGATTTACCTCATCGATTCCTGGATATAGAAAGTTTGAAAGTCATCAAGATAGAAAAGAGTTTGCAAAACTCATCGATGTGCCAGTTGAGTGGATACCAGACTCCAGAGGCTACAAATATGCCGAAATTATTGAAGCGATAGAAAAAGAGGAGATCAAAGGACTTTGGGTTGTTTGCACCAATCCGCTTGTAAGTTTTCCAAATCAAAAGCGATTACGCAAAGCTTTGAAAAAACTGGATTTCTTGCTTGTGCAAGATGCATTTATGAGTGATACCGCACAAATTGCAGATATTGTCTTTGCGGCGGCTACATGGGGAGAAAAGGAAGGATGCTATACCAATAGTGAGCGACGCTGTAATAAAGCCAACAAAGCAGTTGAGCCTCCAGCTATGAGTAAAAGCGATTTTGAGATTGTTTTGGAGTTTAGCAAATACTTTCAAAGGCATGATAGACTCTTTGGCGGATGGAAAGAGCCAAAAGATGCCTTTGAAGAGATAAGAAAGATTAGTAGAGGCAGACTTTGTGATTATAGTGGCATGAACTATGAAAAGATCGAATCCCTTGGAGGGATCCAGTGGCCTTGCAATGAACAGTATCCCAATGGCTGTAAACGTCTTTATGGTGAAGATATGAAGTTTATGCACAAAGATGGCAAGGC is a window encoding:
- a CDS encoding bifunctional protein-serine/threonine kinase/phosphatase, translating into MSYRLSAFGLAKGKELQSDDAYGVKRCDDIVIGVLCDGVGSALGGRDAAQRVVNYMLNNFKQRPRSWSIEKSLEIFIKNINAILYQESLAQFERSELLTTLSIVIIQGNRLYGANVGDSPIFLLRDGMLQKLSFDHVEENSHILLQALGMEKEVEPYFFENFIHPKDRILLCSDGVTAVLDENELQTRSRFDAASIIIKYASKKVDDNLPDDTSVVVIEINELDKKSTLKQLNLPIPKSLQKDKIIDGYRLIKPLNERTWLVENKGKKYVMKFAAATDNQEQLDLFIQEAWNATRLNAGFFPKAVIPKKRSYRYYIMEYIEGETLTKRIKKRPLHVDEAIDLGKFLLKSTQYLLKYNLVHGDIKPENIIIKQRKEKATFKLVDFGSIVEIFSIANRAGTPSFLAPERFRGEAISESSEIFAIGVTLYLSLTKHYPYGEIEPFQKPTFKKPKPVTHFNKKVPLWLESVIMRAIERDKKRRYKHYSEMMYELENPKKVKPYFDPSASLIEREPVKVYKAAFIISFFINCILLFLLLK
- a CDS encoding DmsC/YnfH family molybdoenzyme membrane anchor subunit; the encoded protein is MSAVESFINYKATTGMQCGSYSIDLPPLKENEQYRFHFDATKCIGCHCCEVACNEQNNNPAEVKWRRVGEVEGGEFPNVLQMFLSMSCNHCIDPACLKGCPTNSYIKIDNGIVIHDDEACIGCQYCTWNCPYDVPVFDTKRHIVTKCHMCYERIEVNQTPSCVQACPEGAIEIEVVNIDEWLDGKIDQEANAPGLIDARVTGSTTRFTLPENLPEKLEPMDKDLIKPANKEWPLVFMTVFTQISLIGFGAIFLGDLGSKFTALPSPSFTMAFVVFMLSAIGLPLSALHLGRPFKALSAMKNIKTSWLSKEAAALGVFAEGIGIVALLYYFHIDGFFRLFLEALILGIGIYGIYAQSMIYRIPAKPTWNTVLTTYTFFTTGYIATTLLALMAIIQGWSEVANILLVFTILLGAMHLYLFLESQKLYEKNNYQIQKAKKLLQSSFANLYRFRKASLPIAALLLPLLSIIALNAGSIGFAFLFVLSAVLLGFASEIVGRLLFYTTAIKTGMPGNFFAGAQRP
- a CDS encoding molybdopterin oxidoreductase family protein — protein: MIQKIKDFLGFDVKQAENTMVDDRVFGKVPKAKKPDFWVRSTCGYCGVGCGLYIGVKDKKAVFTKGNPMHPVNIGTLCPKGMSEHQMLYAQNRVLYPKIKKGGRLENVGWNEAFSEAAKRIKTIQSTYGKNSFAVISTGQLLTEEFYALGKFVQLGLDTRNYDGNTTLCMASAVSGYKQSFRSDGPVASYADIAKAEVVFVVGANLADNHPIIVHHLMKNRNNKTVVVIDPRRSKTSQLADIYLPIKPRTDLALFNGLAYIIWEQGWFDEKFITSRTNGWREFVKHIQSYKPAEVAHLTGIDTKTLYRLAQLFANNKSLICWTMGINQSAQGTDTVSAINNLALMTGNIGKEGTGAFSITGQCNAMGTREFGFTSSIPGYRKFESHQDRKEFAKLIDVPVEWIPDSRGYKYAEIIEAIEKEEIKGLWVVCTNPLVSFPNQKRLRKALKKLDFLLVQDAFMSDTAQIADIVFAAATWGEKEGCYTNSERRCNKANKAVEPPAMSKSDFEIVLEFSKYFQRHDRLFGGWKEPKDAFEEIRKISRGRLCDYSGMNYEKIESLGGIQWPCNEQYPNGCKRLYGEDMKFMHKDGKARFICAEFKPLEETPNKEFPFILNTGRTVEHFHTRTKTGQIKILNDLAPQAWIDINPKDAKKLGVKNYDKVWLTSPRGKIENLIVRVTQLVAPGTVFVPFHYNTQLINTLTQSLFDPISGEPNYKQTAVQIHSKKCPGGITPTVKIAGELELDRKETKQKVTVKEEQR